A window of the Ipomoea triloba cultivar NCNSP0323 chromosome 14, ASM357664v1 genome harbors these coding sequences:
- the LOC116005021 gene encoding ubiquitin carboxyl-terminal hydrolase 24-like, with protein MTDPKVFIFGSFTEDEIRTLQGHPMKNDVEITFGSLDSATLRSVGLLNSNLTKVDYSRGAQPSKVFSKENSKNTSGSTEKASIPVIFSQENGSIGGSDLGYHSTAQEVKPCNKAHQLLSSEGASVTPKESSIKQESTVNVTNLSTSLDGVSLDESKDFSVGNCRQNVVKASNGPVNTIRYLQPRGLVNLGNLCFLNATLQALLSCAPFVQLLQELRTREIPESGYSTLRAFVEFISDFDMPLKSNLKRKDLAFMETGKPFRPLMFESVLKSFTPDVPNSLTGRPRQEDAQEFLSFIMHQMHDELLKLEGELPNGVGRNSSLVSSVHVDDDENWETVGPRNISQIFGGQLKSIVKARGNKASATVQPFLLLHLNICPDPVCTIEDALRLFSAPETLEGYRTSADGKAEVVSASKSVKILELSDIMVLHLMRFTYGSEGSAKLHKPVHFPLELVFGRDLLVSPHSEGWRYELVATITHHGMDPFKGHYTADARHPSGKWMRYDDAAVTPIPTSKVLHEQAYILFYKQL; from the exons GTTTTCATCTTTGGGTCATTCACAGAAGATGAGATTAGAACTTTGCAAGGGCACCCAATGAAGAATGATGTAGAGATTACATTTGGTTCTTTGGATTCTGCAACCCTAAGATCTGTGGGACTTTTGAACTCAAATCTAACAAAAGTTGATTATTCTAGGGGAGCTCAACCATCCAAGGTTTTTAGTAAGGAGAACTCCAAAAATACTTCTGGCAGTACTGAAAAAGCATCAATACCAGTAATCTTCTCACAAGAAAATGGAAGCATAGGTGGTTCAGATCTGGGTTACCATAGTACTGCCCAAGAAGTGAAACCTTGCAACAAAGCACATCAGTTGTTGAGTTCTGAAGGTGCTTCTGTCACACCAAAGGAATCAAGTATAAAGCAGGAATCAACTGTGAATGTGACTAACTTATCAACCTCCTTGGATGGGGTTTCATTGGATGAATCAAAGGACTTTAGTGTAGGGAATTGCAGACAAAATGTTGTAAAAGCATCAAATGGGCCTGTTAATACAATTAGATATTTACAACCTCGAGGTTTAGTGAACTTGGGCAACCTGTGCTTTCTCAATGCGACCCTTCAGGCCCTGCTTTCTTGTGCTCCATTTGTTCAACTCTTGCAGGAACTTAGAACTCGTGAGATACCGGAG AGTGGGTATTCTACGCTGCGTGCATTTGTTGAGTTTATCTCTGATTTCGATATGCCCCTCAAATCAAATTTGAAGAGAAAAGATCTGGCATTTATGGAGACTGGGAAGCCTTTCCGCCCTCTGATGTTTGAATCAGTTTTGAAAAGTTTCACTCCAGATGTCCCAAACAGCTTGACTGGCAGACCAAG GCAAGAAGATGCTCAAGAATTCCTCAGTTTTATTATGCATCAGATGCATGATGAATTGCTGAAATTAGAAGGTGAGTTGCCAAATGGTGTTGGAAGGAACTCCTCTTTGGTTTCATCTGTACATgtggatgatgatgaaaattgggAAACTGTTGGCCCACGGAATATAAGTCAAATTTTTGGTGGTCAGTTGAAGAGCATTGTGAAGGCAAGAG GTAATAAAGCCTCAGCAACTGTACAACCATTTCTGTTGCTCCACCTTAACATTTGCCCGGATCCTGTTTGTACAATAGAAGATGCTCTCCGACTATTTTCTGCACCAGAGACTCTAGAAGGGTACAGAACATCAGCAGATGGGAAG GCTGAAGTGGTGAGTGCGAGCAAGTCTGTCAAGATTCTAGAGCTTTCTGATATTATGGTGTTGCATCTGATGCGCTTCACTTATGGAAGTGAAGGAAGTGCCAAGTTGCACAAACCTGTACACTTCCCTTTGGAGCTCGTGTTTGGACGTGATTTGCTGGTGTCTCCCCATTCTGAG GGTTGGAGGTATGAGCTTGTTGCGACGATAACTCATCATGGGATGGACCCTTTTAAGGGTCACTATACAGCTGACGCCCGCCATCCGAGTGGCAAGTGGATGCGCTATGATGATGCTGCTGTCACCCCAATCCCAACAAGCAAAGTGCTGCATGAGCAAGCTTACATTCTCTTCTACAAACAGctgtaa
- the LOC116004009 gene encoding uncharacterized protein LOC116004009: MSWPLSNSLGGQSASKVAVLPRLCSDHNPILFIDEAGSPPSRNLRLIRFEAASLTREDYKTIWEEATFGGDRPFEDIITKVTQKSMDWNRNMFGNIFNPKRHLDMRIYGIQCVNFSSSNGLKKLEIHVITKLNDVLDQEEAFLFQKSKMDLVREGDRNTVSTTTQL, from the exons ATGTCATGGCCGTTGTCCAACAGTTTGGGAGGCCAG AGTGCTTCAAAAGTGGCAGTCCTACCTCGATTATGCTCGGATCATAACCCCATCCTCTTTATTGACGAAGCGGGGAGCCCTCCTAGCAGAAACCTACGGCTGATTCGCTTTGAAGCGGCGTCGCTGACTAGAGAAGATTACAAAACCATCTGGGAAGAGGCTACATTTGGTGGAGATCGGCCTTTTGAAGACATTATTACTAAGGTCACCCAGAAGAGTATGGATTGGAACCGTAACATGTTTGGCAATATTTTCAATCCTAAGAGACATCTGGATATGAGAATCTATGGGATTCAATGCGTGAACTTCAGTTCATCTAATGGCCTTAAGAAATTAGAAATACATGTGATTACTAAGCTTAATGATGTACTTGACCAGGAAGaagcatttttgtttcaaaaatcCAAGATGGACTTGGTTAGAGAGGGGGATAGGAACACCGTTTCTACCACAACGCAGCTTTGA